A genomic segment from Candidatus Afararchaeum irisae encodes:
- a CDS encoding transposase yields MNYNYRYRLKPTEDQCKTLDYHRDTCRQLYNHALYRFNQIPEDEGTVKQRVRKIRDELPDLKDWWDALTDIYSKVLQPTVMRIAKNIKRLGQLKEQGYTVGELRWKSPREFRSFTYNQSGFELDKKSGQTVLSLSKLADIRIEFHRPLPDDATVKEVTLKKEKTGEWFAIFGIEMDTEPPAKPPLEEIDAEEVVGIDVGILKYAHDTDGTAVESLDLSEERDRLEREQRKLSRKEYESNNWEKQRRRVAECHLDIKRKRRDFLHKLSNYYAREYELVAVEDLDVKGMLESARNSRNTASAAWNTFTDMLETKCEREGTHFVEVDPEGTTKECAQCGVKTEKTLWVREHSCPACGFEADRDANAAWNILSRGLTDLGVVHSESTPVKTALPAGTTLVPAKRVLEAGSPCLKERAAPPRVSRQG; encoded by the coding sequence ATGAACTACAACTACAGGTATCGTCTCAAGCCGACAGAAGACCAGTGTAAGACGCTGGACTATCACCGTGATACCTGTAGACAGCTATACAACCATGCCCTGTACCGCTTCAACCAAATCCCTGAAGACGAGGGCACCGTCAAACAGCGTGTCCGCAAGATTCGTGACGAATTACCCGACCTCAAAGACTGGTGGGACGCACTCACCGATATCTACTCGAAAGTGCTTCAGCCTACCGTCATGCGGATTGCGAAGAATATCAAACGCCTCGGGCAACTCAAAGAACAGGGCTACACGGTTGGTGAACTCCGGTGGAAATCACCACGTGAGTTTCGCAGTTTCACCTACAACCAGTCTGGCTTCGAACTCGACAAGAAGAGTGGTCAGACCGTGTTGTCGCTGTCGAAACTCGCTGATATTCGTATCGAATTCCACCGACCACTGCCCGACGACGCTACAGTCAAGGAAGTCACGCTCAAAAAAGAGAAAACTGGCGAGTGGTTCGCCATCTTCGGCATCGAGATGGACACAGAACCGCCAGCCAAGCCACCGCTGGAGGAGATCGACGCCGAGGAGGTGGTCGGCATCGACGTGGGCATTCTGAAGTATGCCCACGATACAGACGGCACAGCGGTCGAATCACTCGACCTCTCGGAAGAACGCGACAGGCTCGAACGAGAGCAACGGAAGCTCTCGCGCAAAGAGTACGAGTCGAACAACTGGGAGAAACAACGTCGGCGTGTCGCTGAGTGCCATCTCGACATCAAGCGCAAGCGGCGTGATTTCCTGCACAAACTCTCGAACTACTACGCTCGGGAGTACGAACTGGTAGCCGTCGAAGACCTCGACGTGAAAGGGATGCTGGAATCGGCGCGAAACAGCCGTAACACAGCGTCTGCGGCGTGGAACACCTTCACCGATATGCTCGAAACGAAGTGTGAGCGCGAAGGCACGCACTTCGTGGAAGTTGACCCCGAAGGCACCACCAAAGAGTGCGCGCAGTGTGGCGTCAAAACCGAAAAGACGCTGTGGGTGCGTGAACACTCCTGTCCGGCCTGTGGTTTCGAGGCAGACAGAGACGCAAACGCAGCGTGGAACATTCTTTCTCGTGGACTCACCGACCTAGGAGTGGTTCACTCCGAATCAACGCCTGTGAAGACTGCGCTCCCTGCGGGAACTACCCTGGTTCCTGCAAAGCGCGTCTTGGAAGCAGGAAGCCCCTGCCTCAAGGAACGAGCGGCTCCGCCGCGAGTGAGTAGGCAGGGGTAG
- a CDS encoding DUF2080 family transposase-associated protein produces the protein MDRHEIEGHEVIEGEVKATGNGAHVLVPKRWRGADVKIVRTSNPDK, from the coding sequence ATGGATAGGCACGAAATTGAAGGTCACGAAGTCATCGAGGGCGAGGTGAAAGCCACTGGCAACGGCGCACACGTCCTCGTCCCAAAACGGTGGCGTGGAGCAGACGTGAAAATCGTCCGAACGTCCAATCCAGACAAATAA
- a CDS encoding HalOD1 output domain-containing protein produces MTKLSEAVISEIADYEGVDPSDLEPPLYDYIDPEALDDLFAPKHSGDGRSYGQVRFRYKDYQVIVDTDANVVVYEETDTSSL; encoded by the coding sequence ATGACCAAGCTCAGCGAAGCTGTTATATCTGAGATAGCCGACTACGAGGGCGTCGATCCCTCAGACCTCGAACCACCGTTGTACGACTACATCGACCCCGAAGCACTCGATGACCTCTTCGCACCCAAACATTCTGGAGACGGACGGTCTTACGGACAGGTACGTTTCCGTTACAAGGACTACCAAGTAATAGTCGACACAGACGCCAACGTAGTGGTCTACGAGGAGACCGACACATCCTCGCTGTGA
- a CDS encoding helix-turn-helix domain-containing protein: MVHISKEDDSKRTVELLTELGLMEYEAKVFTALTRIPEADAKKISRIADVPRTRVYNACESLADRGLIQIHESTPKKYRSIPITDAVEVFREEFTSKIDEVQYRMESLEQLEMENGDGAVGVWNLSGRDSINRRTVEMIDSAEDELILILGKEGMELGRTVESISDAIKRGVSVNISTVSEEVRKEIERGVGDVNIHESNDWLRSLSLGSDTTLGRVVVSDTTEVLVTSVEEEGERSGVWGKGNTNGLVILIRTLLSRAIEEE; the protein is encoded by the coding sequence GTGGTACATATCTCTAAGGAAGATGACTCTAAACGCACTGTGGAGCTACTGACTGAGCTTGGTCTGATGGAGTACGAAGCCAAGGTATTCACCGCACTGACACGTATACCCGAAGCTGACGCCAAGAAGATAAGCCGTATAGCCGACGTCCCGAGGACACGTGTCTACAACGCGTGTGAGAGCCTCGCAGACAGGGGACTGATTCAGATACACGAGTCGACGCCGAAGAAGTACCGTTCGATTCCCATAACCGACGCAGTCGAGGTGTTCCGTGAGGAGTTCACCAGTAAGATCGACGAGGTGCAGTACAGGATGGAGAGCCTCGAACAGCTTGAGATGGAAAACGGCGATGGAGCCGTAGGTGTGTGGAACCTCTCGGGGAGAGACAGCATCAACAGACGTACTGTCGAGATGATCGACTCGGCGGAGGACGAACTCATACTCATTCTGGGAAAAGAAGGGATGGAGTTGGGCAGGACAGTCGAAAGCATCTCCGACGCAATAAAACGCGGTGTCTCTGTCAATATAAGTACCGTATCCGAGGAGGTGCGTAAAGAGATCGAGAGGGGGGTAGGCGATGTGAATATTCACGAGTCGAACGACTGGCTCAGGTCACTCAGCCTCGGCTCCGATACGACTCTCGGAAGGGTCGTAGTCTCTGACACCACGGAGGTTCTCGTAACCTCGGTTGAGGAGGAGGGAGAGAGGTCGGGTGTCTGGGGCAAGGGCAACACTAACGGTCTGGTTATACTAATCAGAACACTTCTGTCGCGGGCTATCGAAGAAGAGTAG
- a CDS encoding twin-arginine translocase TatA/TatE family subunit → MIETPIFMGGVGPLEIGIVGLLVILLFGADKLPKLARGAGEAMGEFKKAKNEADEELSEITEEVEEAAKPGSTTD, encoded by the coding sequence ATGATTGAGACACCAATCTTCATGGGCGGTGTAGGACCTCTAGAGATAGGGATAGTGGGTCTTCTCGTGATACTCCTATTCGGAGCTGACAAGCTTCCGAAGCTAGCGAGGGGCGCGGGCGAGGCGATGGGAGAGTTCAAGAAAGCAAAGAACGAAGCCGACGAGGAGCTCAGCGAGATAACCGAGGAGGTTGAGGAAGCCGCAAAGCCCGGCTCCACGACCGACTGA
- a CDS encoding transposase, producing MVEEAFKYAAEPEDTTTAESAWQAIQTCREVYNHALTQEYKPAPDYDKPSYNTMQNKLPQWKQKWSEWSSVYSKCLQMAVRRIKHSETVLDKLKERGFNVGELKWKAPREYRSICYNQSGFDVNSNTGRTDHATVELSKIGTFHLNFHRPLPSDADIKEVILKKQKTGDWTVSIIVEYDADYPEKPAVEDIDVEDTVGIDLGITKFIHDSDGRAFRPLDEEDDRERIEKRHQSVSRKEHESNNWHEARRRLARAYERLSNKRNAYREALANAYTKRYDAVFLEDLNVGSMMQQNGNSRNIASMSWYETLQTFQRFGEKNGCHVVLVPPEGTTKRCVKCGVESEKPLWVREHSCPSCGFETDRDENAALEVQRLGLLELGVVEDESGLGQELAESTPAETGTAAGSRSSSSRDVIPASAVVDTGSPIVNESSRASEVSSETSQI from the coding sequence GTGGTTGAGGAAGCGTTCAAGTACGCTGCCGAGCCCGAGGACACCACTACTGCCGAGAGTGCGTGGCAAGCGATTCAAACCTGTCGAGAAGTGTACAACCACGCGCTCACCCAAGAATACAAACCTGCTCCTGACTACGACAAGCCGTCGTACAACACGATGCAGAACAAACTGCCACAGTGGAAGCAGAAGTGGTCTGAATGGAGCAGTGTATACTCGAAGTGCCTGCAAATGGCAGTACGACGCATCAAGCACTCGGAAACAGTCCTCGACAAGCTGAAAGAACGTGGATTCAATGTTGGTGAACTCAAGTGGAAAGCCCCGCGAGAGTACCGTAGCATTTGCTATAACCAGTCTGGCTTCGACGTGAATAGTAACACGGGTCGGACTGACCACGCTACCGTTGAACTCTCCAAGATTGGTACGTTCCACTTGAACTTTCACCGACCACTCCCAAGCGACGCCGACATCAAGGAAGTCATCCTGAAAAAGCAGAAAACAGGTGACTGGACGGTCAGCATCATCGTCGAATACGACGCCGACTATCCCGAGAAGCCCGCCGTCGAAGACATCGACGTTGAAGACACTGTTGGCATTGACCTCGGCATCACGAAGTTCATTCACGACTCGGACGGGCGAGCATTCCGACCGTTGGACGAAGAGGACGACCGTGAACGCATCGAGAAACGTCACCAATCCGTTTCTCGCAAGGAACACGAGTCGAACAACTGGCACGAAGCGAGACGACGTTTAGCGAGAGCGTACGAGCGGTTGTCGAACAAGCGCAACGCGTACCGCGAAGCCCTCGCCAACGCGTATACAAAGCGATACGACGCGGTGTTCCTCGAAGACTTGAACGTCGGGAGTATGATGCAGCAGAACGGGAACAGTAGGAATATTGCGTCGATGTCGTGGTATGAGACACTGCAAACGTTCCAACGATTCGGGGAGAAAAACGGTTGTCACGTGGTTCTCGTTCCACCAGAGGGAACGACGAAGCGGTGCGTCAAGTGTGGTGTCGAGTCGGAGAAGCCGTTGTGGGTGCGCGAGCATTCGTGTCCGTCGTGCGGGTTTGAAACCGACCGTGACGAAAACGCTGCTCTTGAGGTACAGCGGCTTGGATTGCTCGAACTGGGAGTGGTTGAGGATGAATCGGGATTAGGTCAGGAACTGGCCGAATCAACGCCTGCTGAGACTGGCACCGCTGCGGGGTCACGCTCTAGCTCGTCTAGAGACGTGATTCCTGCAAGTGCCGTCGTTGACACAGGAAGCCCCATCGTGAACGAAAGTTCACGAGCCTCTGAGGTCTCCTCAGAGACATCGCAAATCTAA
- a CDS encoding VWA domain-containing protein, with translation MDNTSIEAYPDLDDDGIQELNTELEACTDYAQTPQDLDPRGDGVGSGLRTLNEDTVTENDDGVTEIKPVINLEDVKPGDFGELTLSFHLCDNPGHIWLTGNLDEALENGLMEPERKDTDEEEGVVELLDEVQTCMWYDEDGDNMFEPGGITEPVDVLLVTDRSGSMEGDKMDELKTAAKSLVDALELGPDARQVGLVSFSDEESLDQSLSTDATAIENSIDSLTPGGQTNMEGGVHGGHEELLNKDMSADVVASGNDRDEAKKIMVFLTDGSANRSDDPVGSEAEVDDQYDPTQEATTAKEDGIDMYTVGFGIDPGSAVADRLIEMASDPSQAYIGDVGELEQIFNQISQIIGGEECFWEGSLRQLLNLLQGLDTNGNDPNGEEQNPPGIPLDGDRITPYEEIVPTPEEDAQMPNVGNLEERECFIDGTTNAVGLAWWVPIDHGNEIQTDSVQFDIGVYTEQCRHNDGTGMEIPGSAGNVPQPDNTTNTTNDTVQ, from the coding sequence ATGGACAACACGTCGATAGAGGCATACCCTGACCTCGACGACGACGGCATACAGGAACTCAACACTGAGCTTGAGGCGTGTACCGACTACGCACAGACCCCCCAGGATCTCGACCCGCGTGGCGATGGGGTCGGATCGGGTCTGCGTACACTCAACGAAGACACGGTCACCGAAAACGACGACGGTGTGACGGAGATAAAACCGGTCATAAACCTCGAAGACGTCAAGCCGGGAGACTTCGGAGAGCTCACACTCAGCTTCCATCTGTGTGACAACCCAGGTCATATCTGGCTGACCGGTAACCTCGACGAGGCTCTCGAAAACGGACTCATGGAGCCCGAGAGAAAGGACACCGACGAGGAAGAGGGAGTCGTTGAACTCCTCGACGAGGTACAGACGTGTATGTGGTACGACGAGGACGGCGACAATATGTTCGAGCCCGGCGGTATCACTGAGCCGGTCGACGTACTCCTCGTCACTGACAGATCCGGCTCGATGGAGGGCGACAAGATGGACGAGCTCAAGACGGCGGCTAAGAGTCTCGTCGATGCCCTTGAACTCGGACCCGACGCTAGGCAGGTCGGACTCGTCTCGTTCTCGGACGAAGAGAGTCTAGACCAGTCCCTCTCTACCGACGCGACCGCTATCGAGAACTCGATAGACAGCCTCACTCCCGGCGGTCAGACCAACATGGAGGGTGGTGTCCACGGGGGACACGAGGAGCTTCTCAACAAGGACATGTCGGCGGACGTTGTCGCGAGCGGCAACGACCGTGACGAAGCCAAGAAGATAATGGTCTTCCTGACAGACGGCTCCGCAAACCGAAGCGACGACCCCGTGGGATCAGAGGCAGAAGTAGACGACCAGTACGACCCGACACAGGAAGCTACTACAGCCAAGGAAGACGGCATAGACATGTACACTGTCGGCTTCGGAATCGATCCCGGAAGTGCGGTGGCTGACCGTCTTATAGAGATGGCTAGTGACCCGTCCCAAGCCTACATAGGAGACGTCGGAGAGCTCGAACAGATATTCAACCAGATATCCCAGATAATAGGCGGTGAGGAGTGTTTCTGGGAGGGCTCACTCAGGCAGCTTCTCAACCTGCTTCAGGGTCTCGACACCAACGGCAACGACCCCAACGGAGAGGAACAGAATCCACCCGGCATACCCCTCGACGGAGACCGTATAACCCCGTACGAGGAGATCGTTCCGACCCCGGAGGAGGACGCACAGATGCCCAACGTCGGCAACCTCGAAGAGCGTGAGTGTTTCATCGACGGAACCACGAACGCGGTTGGGCTCGCGTGGTGGGTGCCCATCGACCACGGTAACGAGATACAGACTGACTCGGTTCAGTTCGACATAGGTGTCTACACTGAACAGTGCAGACACAACGACGGCACCGGAATGGAGATTCCGGGTAGTGCGGGCAACGTGCCTCAGCCGGATAATACCACCAATACCACCAACGATACTGTCCAGTAG
- a CDS encoding IS5 family transposase, with the protein MIVDSNLRRFTERCVKLAKNAVDNPNEPAPPEGGGGFAEWAMIALHSLRLHLEDSYRVTLDLLIEMPRIREEVGLSVTDLPHFTTFCDWFDKINIKAMRLFLRLSSESKDERNVAVDSTGFDRDRASKHYCQRANYSVRSLKVTALVDTDTLSVLDIHCTTTKKHDTKIGEQVIKRNADDLLSVAGDKGYDWQKLRDDLRESGVRPLIKHREFTHLDKAHNARMKDEDYNQRWMCETVFSTIKRTLGTAVRARLWNREFREMILKSAIYNIDKTVKS; encoded by the coding sequence ATGATTGTAGATAGTAATCTCCGTCGCTTCACGGAAAGATGCGTAAAGCTAGCTAAAAACGCTGTTGATAATCCGAACGAACCCGCCCCGCCGGAAGGCGGAGGCGGGTTCGCAGAGTGGGCGATGATAGCACTTCATTCATTACGGCTTCACCTAGAGGACTCCTATAGAGTAACGCTAGATCTCTTGATAGAAATGCCGAGAATACGTGAGGAGGTCGGTCTCTCCGTGACCGATCTCCCTCACTTCACTACGTTCTGTGACTGGTTCGATAAGATAAACATCAAAGCAATGAGGCTCTTTCTTCGTCTATCTTCGGAGTCTAAGGACGAAAGAAACGTCGCTGTTGACAGCACTGGATTCGATCGAGATAGAGCTAGTAAACACTACTGCCAGCGAGCGAACTACAGTGTTCGCTCGCTTAAAGTAACGGCTCTAGTTGATACTGACACACTTTCTGTCTTGGACATTCACTGTACCACAACCAAGAAACATGATACTAAGATAGGAGAGCAGGTCATTAAGCGGAACGCTGATGACCTGCTCTCCGTCGCTGGAGACAAAGGTTATGACTGGCAGAAGCTACGGGACGACCTCCGCGAAAGCGGAGTCCGTCCCTTGATTAAGCATCGTGAATTTACACACCTAGACAAGGCTCACAACGCTAGGATGAAAGATGAAGATTACAATCAACGCTGGATGTGTGAAACTGTCTTCTCAACCATCAAGCGCACGCTCGGCACAGCCGTGCGTGCGCGCCTCTGGAACCGTGAGTTCAGAGAAATGATCCTAAAATCTGCTATCTACAACATCGACAAAACTGTCAAATCATGA
- a CDS encoding SipW-dependent-type signal peptide-containing protein has protein sequence MSERMTDDDKFEISRRKVLAGLGTIGVASLGAGYGTSAYFSDREDLPNNNLVAGSLDLVLDWEEHYSDWSDDEVTYMYEEEGTGETVQGEINYTMTEPEDPSSYMGFPFSVPCRIARQR, from the coding sequence GTGAGTGAAAGAATGACAGACGACGACAAATTCGAGATCTCCCGCCGCAAGGTGCTGGCGGGTCTCGGCACGATCGGTGTGGCATCGCTAGGCGCGGGATACGGAACCTCGGCGTACTTCAGTGACCGCGAGGACTTGCCGAACAACAATCTAGTCGCGGGTTCGCTTGACCTGGTACTCGACTGGGAAGAGCATTACTCCGACTGGAGCGACGACGAAGTAACATACATGTACGAGGAGGAGGGTACCGGGGAAACCGTACAGGGTGAGATAAACTACACGATGACAGAGCCGGAGGATCCCAGTAGCTACATGGGATTCCCGTTCAGTGTGCCCTGTAGGATCGCTAGACAGCGCTAG
- a CDS encoding winged helix-turn-helix domain-containing protein produces MSLTQLIRKGNGERNGGLGKQEIHDILRNERRRRVIQCLQKGMGEMSLRELAEDIASAETGESPPPRNIRKSVYNALHQVHLPKLEDQGIVDYDKNKKKVSMRRNAVREVSPYMDLVTKYGVTWSDYYRGLGTFSLVSILASELHAPVLGGVDVVLLTSLFLGLIAVSTAYQMWSRRWLYLQSLRGLLD; encoded by the coding sequence GTGTCACTTACACAGCTGATACGGAAGGGGAACGGAGAACGCAACGGCGGGCTCGGGAAACAAGAGATACACGACATACTCAGAAACGAGAGAAGACGGAGGGTTATACAGTGTCTACAGAAGGGAATGGGCGAGATGTCTCTGAGGGAGCTCGCCGAGGATATAGCGTCCGCAGAGACGGGTGAGTCACCTCCGCCGCGTAACATACGTAAGAGTGTATACAACGCGCTCCACCAGGTACATCTTCCCAAGCTTGAGGATCAGGGAATAGTCGATTACGACAAGAACAAGAAGAAGGTCTCGATGCGGCGTAACGCAGTGCGCGAGGTGAGTCCCTACATGGATCTCGTCACCAAGTACGGTGTGACGTGGTCCGACTACTACCGCGGTCTCGGGACGTTTTCACTCGTGTCGATACTCGCCTCGGAGCTACACGCTCCCGTTTTGGGAGGGGTCGACGTGGTTCTGTTGACGAGTCTCTTCCTCGGTCTCATAGCCGTGTCGACGGCGTACCAGATGTGGTCACGCAGATGGCTGTACCTCCAGAGCCTGCGCGGTCTACTCGACTGA
- a CDS encoding PAS domain S-box protein, translating to MEKSYSVLALLSNQKNRRLLEDWIETETDHDVCSAEVEEVRSRDAEFDLCVLDVGSFERHGDWLVDLKEEKKPVILPYLLIVEERRKGILEGERIEYADGLLWGNIDDIINVPLRKHEFRMRLDSLLRLRGQSLEIEKARDEYRSLSQRLETEKTKLQKYLDVSEAIVVGLNLDHKVREINRAGCELLGCDVDDVIGEDWFERFVPDDESEETAEEFESLISDGELPSKYTNPVVTADGEERMIRWRNTVVRDDDGEVKGSLSSGIDVTELYEKREILSVILDVNESIIRRKDRHELVSAVAGILSESRVFTSAFVGLREADPDPELSYYYGEGCDLSDDEIDGFHTPEYVREVFEEDTVVVDDVTQPPYRHHPDDAGVESHAGVGLSLRHNDETFGVLTVHFPPDSPPEETTIDLLEEVSGDLGFALHSIRQEEEVRQREHELQNLIDTIDDAVFVHSIEGDMLEVNRTAVERLGYSEEELLEMSPGEINQPEEAEAVGENIQRLLDEGSLLFETVHVTKDGKEIPVEVNSSLISYFGEDAVLSISRDISRRERKKRYIDLLRTANDIIIRADDTQDLIESVVETVSERSTYGCTSVAVLDETRRVDEIYGRWEEGSEMDWDEIYTDEYVGTVLEEEDGVYVIEDVTQPPEAQHEPDAEVESHGALALSVEHKGHVYGIITVHLPFVASSLSEEETSLIRELADSISIGIYEIETRESLRDSTRRFDVLDRVLRHNMHNKMNVIMGYADSLSESLPEDDRRKAEQIREAAEKLLSTTDKEREIVEVIMEEKSRERANLVEVAETVTQSLSEKYHDAEISTRLTREPAAVFPIPQIGRAVRELVENAVLHNDTDRPEVEVYVERHADSVVLGVADNGPRIPEEEVGVLMGEKEIDPLYHGSGLGLWLVNWIVKKSGGELSFGFEEGDLRGNTVEISLPAVRK from the coding sequence ATGGAAAAGAGCTACTCGGTACTCGCGTTACTCTCGAACCAGAAAAACAGACGGTTACTCGAAGACTGGATAGAGACAGAGACAGACCACGACGTCTGTTCGGCTGAGGTAGAAGAGGTCAGGAGCCGAGACGCCGAGTTCGACCTGTGTGTACTCGACGTCGGTTCGTTCGAGAGACACGGCGACTGGCTAGTAGACCTAAAGGAGGAGAAGAAGCCCGTCATACTCCCGTACCTTCTCATAGTCGAGGAGAGACGTAAAGGGATTCTCGAAGGTGAACGGATTGAGTACGCCGACGGGCTTCTCTGGGGGAACATAGACGACATAATAAATGTTCCTCTGCGTAAACACGAGTTCCGTATGCGTCTCGACAGCCTACTCAGACTCAGGGGTCAGTCGCTCGAAATAGAGAAGGCTCGGGACGAGTACAGGAGTCTGAGTCAGAGGCTTGAGACGGAGAAGACGAAGCTTCAGAAGTACCTCGATGTCTCCGAGGCTATAGTCGTCGGACTCAACTTAGACCACAAAGTAAGAGAGATAAACAGAGCCGGCTGTGAACTACTCGGCTGTGATGTCGATGACGTCATAGGCGAGGACTGGTTCGAGAGATTCGTCCCCGACGACGAGTCAGAGGAGACCGCCGAGGAGTTCGAGAGTCTCATAAGCGACGGCGAGCTCCCGTCGAAGTACACCAACCCGGTCGTGACAGCTGACGGCGAAGAGAGGATGATACGGTGGAGGAACACTGTCGTAAGGGACGATGACGGCGAGGTCAAAGGCTCGCTGAGCTCCGGGATAGATGTCACCGAGCTCTACGAGAAGAGGGAGATTCTCTCTGTCATACTTGACGTCAACGAGAGTATCATCAGGAGAAAGGACAGACATGAACTCGTCTCGGCAGTAGCCGGGATACTCTCGGAGAGCCGTGTCTTCACATCGGCTTTCGTAGGACTCAGAGAGGCTGACCCAGACCCAGAGCTCAGTTACTACTACGGTGAGGGCTGTGACCTCTCCGACGACGAGATAGACGGCTTCCACACCCCTGAGTACGTACGCGAGGTATTCGAGGAGGACACAGTCGTCGTAGACGACGTGACACAGCCGCCCTACAGACACCACCCCGACGACGCCGGTGTCGAGAGCCACGCGGGAGTCGGTCTCTCGCTGAGACATAACGACGAAACCTTCGGGGTTCTCACAGTCCATTTTCCGCCTGACTCGCCCCCCGAGGAGACGACTATAGATCTACTCGAAGAGGTCTCGGGCGACCTCGGATTCGCTCTCCACAGCATACGACAGGAGGAGGAGGTCAGACAGAGGGAACACGAGCTTCAGAACCTCATCGACACCATAGACGACGCAGTCTTCGTCCACAGCATAGAGGGTGATATGCTCGAAGTAAACCGGACAGCAGTCGAACGTCTCGGCTACTCCGAGGAGGAACTCTTGGAGATGTCTCCCGGGGAGATAAACCAGCCCGAGGAAGCCGAGGCGGTCGGGGAAAATATACAGAGGCTACTCGATGAGGGGAGTCTTCTCTTCGAGACCGTACACGTCACAAAGGACGGAAAGGAGATACCCGTCGAGGTCAACTCAAGCCTCATATCCTACTTCGGTGAGGACGCGGTTCTGAGCATATCCCGTGATATATCCCGGAGGGAGAGGAAGAAGAGGTATATCGACCTACTCAGAACTGCCAACGATATCATCATACGAGCCGACGACACGCAGGATCTCATCGAGTCGGTTGTCGAGACGGTTTCGGAGAGATCGACCTACGGCTGTACGTCTGTAGCAGTCTTGGACGAGACACGGCGTGTCGACGAGATATACGGAAGATGGGAGGAAGGCTCTGAGATGGACTGGGACGAGATATACACAGACGAGTACGTCGGGACTGTGTTAGAGGAGGAAGACGGTGTCTATGTCATAGAAGACGTGACACAGCCTCCCGAGGCTCAGCACGAGCCAGACGCCGAGGTCGAGAGCCACGGAGCCCTCGCGCTGTCAGTCGAACACAAGGGTCACGTCTACGGCATCATCACAGTACATCTCCCGTTTGTGGCGAGTTCACTCTCCGAGGAAGAGACCAGCCTCATCAGGGAGCTCGCCGACTCGATCTCTATAGGGATCTACGAGATAGAGACGAGGGAGTCACTCAGGGACAGCACGAGACGTTTCGACGTACTCGACCGTGTCCTGCGTCACAACATGCACAACAAGATGAACGTCATAATGGGGTATGCCGACTCTCTCTCCGAGAGTCTCCCGGAGGACGACAGGAGAAAGGCTGAGCAGATAAGAGAAGCCGCCGAGAAACTCCTGAGTACGACCGACAAGGAGCGCGAGATAGTCGAGGTCATAATGGAGGAGAAGAGCCGTGAGAGGGCTAACCTCGTCGAGGTCGCCGAGACTGTGACCCAGAGCCTCTCGGAGAAGTACCACGACGCCGAGATAAGTACGAGACTCACCCGAGAACCCGCAGCCGTCTTTCCCATACCTCAGATAGGCAGAGCCGTCAGAGAGCTCGTAGAGAACGCCGTCTTACATAACGACACTGACAGACCCGAGGTCGAAGTATACGTCGAGAGACACGCCGACTCTGTCGTACTCGGAGTAGCCGACAACGGACCACGTATACCAGAGGAGGAGGTCGGAGTCCTCATGGGTGAGAAAGAAATCGATCCACTCTACCACGGAAGCGGTCTCGGGCTCTGGCTCGTCAACTGGATAGTCAAGAAGTCGGGAGGAGAGCTCAGCTTCGGGTTCGAAGAAGGCGACCTACGTGGCAACACAGTCGAGATCAGCCTCCCGGCTGTGAGAAAATAA